The following is a genomic window from Acidimicrobiales bacterium.
CCTCGCACCGACGCCAGTGGCCCCTCCAGCACCCGGATGACCTCGGCGACAGTGATCTCTGCCGCGGGACGGGCGATCATCCATCCACCGTCCGGCCCGCGGCGGCTCTTCACCAGGCCACCGTTGCGGAGGTCGGCGAGGATGTCGTTGAGGAACTTGGGAGGCATTCCGCCCTCAGTGGCCAGCGCCTCGCGAGTGACGGGGACGCCGGGGCGGTCGCGCTCCGACGACGCCAGGGCGACCAGGGCCCGTACGCCATAGTCGACGCCGTGGGAGATCCTCAACGGTCTCGACGACGCTGACGGATGCTGGAAGAGGACGT
Proteins encoded in this region:
- a CDS encoding Rrf2 family transcriptional regulator; the protein is MRISHGVDYGVRALVALASSERDRPGVPVTREALATEGGMPPKFLNDILADLRNGGLVKSRRGPDGGWMIARPAAEITVAEVIRVLEGPLASVRGVRPHELPAEGVREPFVSLWIAVRAALRSVLDRVTIDDLAQGSLPDDIARLAGAPGAWDA